The following is a genomic window from Candidatus Methylomirabilota bacterium.
GGCACGCCGAGTCCTGGGACCTCGGCAACTACGCCAATCCGAAATACTACTTCCGGTACGACAGCCCGGAGCTCCAGGAGCTCTACCGGAAGTCGCAGGCCACGGTGGACGACAAAGCGCGCCGTGCGCTCTACGTCCAGATGCAGAGGCGGCTGGTGGAGGACGCCCCGGTGGTCTTCCTCTACATGCACCCGCGCCTGGCCGTGGCCAGGAAGGGGCTGCAGGGGCTCTGGCAGGATCTGCCCGCCCTTTCGGGGGACCTCTCGGAAGTGTCGTGGGCGCCGACGAAGTAGCGCCGGCCTGAGCCGTGCGCCGCCACCTGCTGAGGCGGGGCGCGGCGTTCGTCGCCACGCTTTTCTTCGTCTCGGTCCTGGTCTTCGTGGTCATCCGCGTGCTGCCGGGGGACCCCGCCCAGCTCATCATGGGGACCGAGGGCAGCCCGGAAGCCGTCGCTCGCCTCCGCGAGGCCCTGGGACTGAACCGGCCCCTGGCCGCGCAGTACGTCGACTGGGCCGGGCGGGCTCTCCACGGCGACCTGGGCGTCTCCATCCAGTACGACCTGCCGGTGACCCGCCTGATCGTGAGCCGACTGCCCGTCACGGTGCCGCTGACGCTCATGGCCGCAGCCTTCATGATCGTGATCGCCGTCCCGCTGGGCCTGTATGCCGCCACGCGGCACCGCCACGCGGGCGATTACGTGACCATGGTCCTGTCCCAGCTGGGGATCGCCATCCCGGCATTCTGGCTGGGGTTGCTGCTCATCCTCCTGTTCTCGGTGCGCCTGGGGTGGCTGCAGTCCGGCGGCTTCGAGGGCTGGAGGCAGGGGCTGGGCGCGGGACTGCGCTCGCTGCTCCTTCCCGCGATCGCCCTGGGCGTCTTCCAGGCGGCGGTGCTCATCCGGGCCACCCGGTCGGCCGTCCTCGACGTCCTCGGCGAGGAATACGTCCGCACAGCGCGGGCCAAGGGCGTTCCCGAGGTTTCGGTGATCGGCAAGCACGCGTTCCGCAATGCGCTCATTCCGGTGGTCACCGTGGCCGGGTTCCAGCTCGGGCACCTGCTGGCCGGCTCCATCGTCCTGGAAACCGTGTTCGCGTTGCCCGGCCTCGGACGACTGGCGCTCGGCGCCATCGCCGCGCGTGATCTGCCCCTGGTGCAGGGGGTGACGGTCTTCGTGGCGGGGACGATCGTGCTGGTCAACTTCCTCGTGGATCTGGCCTACGGGCTGCTTGATCCGCGAATCCGGTACGAGTAGGCGGCTCGTGAGCCGGCGCCCGGTCAGGCATGTCAGCTTCATGGTCGGGCTCGTCATCACCGGGCTGCTGCTGGCGACCGCAGCGCTCAGCGCGCTGTGGACGCCGGCCGATCCGCTGGCCATGTCGATCGGCGACCGGCTCCAGGCGCCGTCGGCCGCCCACCCTTTCGGCACCGATCAGTACGGGCGGGACGTCCTGTCCCGGGTGATGGTGGGGGCCGTCGGCTCGATCTCGGTGGGCGTCATCGCCGTAGGCATCGGCCTCGGGCTCGGCGTGCTGATCGGAACCATCAGCGGCTGGGTCGGAGGCTGGCCGGACGAAGGCCTCATGCGACTCATGGACGCCGTGCAGGGGTTCCCGGCGATCCTGTCCGCGCTGATGTTTGCCGCGATCTTCTCGCCGGGCGTCGGCCTCAGCATGGTGGCGATCGGCCTGGCCTTCGTGCCGGCCTTCGCCCGCCTGACGCGCAGCAGCTTCCTCGCCCTGCGGGAGCGGGAGTTCGTCCTGGCCGCCCGGGCCCTGGGAGCGGGGGACCCCCGCCTCATCGCGCGCCACGTCCTGCCCAACACGCTGGCGCCCCTGCTCGTGCAGGCCACCACGAGCTTCCCGGTGGCGGTCCTGGCGGAAGCGGCGCTGGCCTATCTGGGGCTCGGCACCCAGCCGCCGCACCCCTCCTGGGGACTGATGCTCAAGGAAGCACAGAACTTCCTGTCGTTGAGCCCCTCCTTCGCGGTCTTTCCCGGCGCCGCCATCGCCGTGACCGTGCTGGGCCTGAACCTGCTCGGTGACGGCCTCAGGGATCTTCTGGACCCCCGCACGGCGTAGAACGCCATAGGTGTCAACGATGTAATCTTTTCCACAGGGATGTTGACTTTTTACGAGGCGTGTCGCTATCGTACGCAACATGAAGACGTTCACCGCCTCCGTCACGTTGACCAGCGATGAGCGCACCGAGGTCTCCGATATCACCAAGGACGTCCGCGACGCCGTTCACCAGTTCGCGGTGACGAACGGCATCGCCCTCGTCAACACCCTGCACACGACCTGCGCGCTGTTCGTCAACGAGTACCAGGCAGCCCTGATGGACGACGTCAAGCGCATGCTGGAGCGGTTGGTGCCCGAGCGCGGGGGCTACCGTCACGACGACCCTCGCTACTCCGACTGCGAGCGGGGCAACGGGCACTCGCATCTGCGGGCGGCCCTGCTGGGACGCAGCGTGGCCGTGGGCATCAGCAACGGCGAGCTGGTGCTCGGGCGCTTCCAGTCCATCATCCTCGCCGAGCTCGACGGTCCGCGGAAGCGGGAGATCACGGTGCAGGTGATCGGGGAGTAGGCCCGGCGTTCTCCCCGCCGATCGCGGTTCCCTTTGTTGTCCTTTGAAACGGTCCCCGGCACGGAGATAATCGACTCGTGCGCATCTTGATCACCGGCATCACCGGATTCGTCGGCAGCTACTTCGCCGAGCTGGCGCTGGAGTTGGGGGCCGAGGTGTACGGCTCCTGCCGCTGGCGGAGCAAGACCGAGAACATCGACCACCTCCAGGGCCGGGTCCGGCTCATCGAGTGCGATCTGCGCGATCTGTCCTCGGTCCACCACCTCCTGGGTGTGGCGCAGCCGGATTTCGTCATCCACCTCGCCGCCCAGAGCTACGTCGCCACCTCCTGGCACGCGCCCGCCGAGACCATCACCACGAATGTGATCAGCCAGATCAATCTGCTCGAAGCGATTCTGGCGCGTAAGGGCACACCGCCGCGGTTCCTGGTGATCGGGTCGAGCGAGGAATATGGACTCGTCCACGCCGACGAGATGCCCATCAAGGAGACGAATCCCTTGCGGCCGCTCTCGCCCTACGCGGTGAGCAAGGTCACGCAGGACCTCATGGGGTATCAGTACTTCAAGAGCTACGGGCTGCCCATCGTGCGCGCCCGTGCCTTCAACCACGAGGGGCCCCGTCGCGGGGACGTCTTCGTGACATCGAACTTCGCGCGGCAGATCGCGGAGATCGAGGCCGGTCAACGGGAGCCGGTGATCTTCGTGGGCAACCTGGCCGCCCGCCGGGATTACACCGACGTCCGGGACGTCATCGCCGGCTACTGGCAGCTGTTGAAGGACGGTGCACCGGGCGAGGTCTACAATCTGTGCTCGGGGCGGGCCTGGGCGATCCAGGAGGTGCTCGACTTCCTGCTGGCGCAGTCGAAGGGGCGCGCCATCGCCGTCCGGGAAGACCCCGCCCGGCTTCGCCCCTCGGATGTCCCCATGCTGGTGGGCGACGCCACCAAGATCAAGCGGGCCGTCGGTTGGGCGCCGAAGATTCCGTTCGAGCAAACGCTCCGGGACGTCCTCGACTACTGGCGGGCCCGCTGCCGGCGTCGAGAAACGTGAGCGGGGCGCGCGCCGTCGGTCTGGACGCGAATCCGGCCCGATCCGACTCGGGGCTGCTGCACGGGCTCGTGTATCGAGTCATGGAACGGACCCGGGAGCTCTACCGCTACCGGGTCCTCGTCGAGGTGCTGATCCGGCGCGAGCTGAAAGCGCGCTATCGGGGAACGGTGCTCGGCTTCCTGTGGTCCTTCGTTAACCCGCTCATCCTCATGGCGCTCTACGTGCTGGTGTTCTCGGTCTATCTCCGGGTCGACATGCCCAACTATCCGGCATTTCTGCTCAGCGGGATCTTCCCGTGGCTGTGGTTCTCCTCGAGCGTGAACGAGGCGACGCTGGCCATCACCAGCAACGGCGGGCTGATTCGGAAGGTGTACCTGCCCTCTGAGGTCTTCCCCCTGGTTCCCCTGGGCTCGAACATGTTCCACTTCGTCGCCAGCCTGCCCATCCTGTTCGGCTTCCTCCTGTGGGCCGGGCTGACCCCCTCCTGGAGCCTGCTGATCTTGCCGGTCATCGTGGGCCTGCAGGTGCTGTTCACGTACGGGATCGCGCTGGCCGTTTCGGCGCTGGTCGTCCAGTTCCGGGATCTGTTCTACATCGTGCCGAATCTGATGACCGCGTTTTTCTTCGCCACGCCCATCTTCTATCCGGCCACCATGGTTCCCGAGCGGTATCGGATCCTGCTCGACGTCAACCCGCTCAGCTACCTCATCATGGCCTACCAGGACGTTTTGTTCTTCGGCCGCGTGCCCTCGCCGGAGCGGCTGGCGGCGCTGGCCGTGGGGTCGTGGCTCGTGCTGGCGGCGGGCATGGCGGTGTTCGATTCACGCAAGGACAGTTTCGCTGAAGAGGTCTGACGTGGGGGAGCGCGACACCGCCATCGAGCTTCGCGAGGTGTCCAAACGGTACTGGCGTCATTCGCACCGGCCGACGGCGAGCACTCTGAAGTCGTACCTGCTGCGCGACCTCTGGTCGCGTCGGCGCCTCGACGC
Proteins encoded in this region:
- a CDS encoding ABC transporter permease, with amino-acid sequence MRRHLLRRGAAFVATLFFVSVLVFVVIRVLPGDPAQLIMGTEGSPEAVARLREALGLNRPLAAQYVDWAGRALHGDLGVSIQYDLPVTRLIVSRLPVTVPLTLMAAAFMIVIAVPLGLYAATRHRHAGDYVTMVLSQLGIAIPAFWLGLLLILLFSVRLGWLQSGGFEGWRQGLGAGLRSLLLPAIALGVFQAAVLIRATRSAVLDVLGEEYVRTARAKGVPEVSVIGKHAFRNALIPVVTVAGFQLGHLLAGSIVLETVFALPGLGRLALGAIAARDLPLVQGVTVFVAGTIVLVNFLVDLAYGLLDPRIRYE
- a CDS encoding ABC transporter permease, giving the protein MSRRPVRHVSFMVGLVITGLLLATAALSALWTPADPLAMSIGDRLQAPSAAHPFGTDQYGRDVLSRVMVGAVGSISVGVIAVGIGLGLGVLIGTISGWVGGWPDEGLMRLMDAVQGFPAILSALMFAAIFSPGVGLSMVAIGLAFVPAFARLTRSSFLALREREFVLAARALGAGDPRLIARHVLPNTLAPLLVQATTSFPVAVLAEAALAYLGLGTQPPHPSWGLMLKEAQNFLSLSPSFAVFPGAAIAVTVLGLNLLGDGLRDLLDPRTA
- a CDS encoding secondary thiamine-phosphate synthase enzyme YjbQ; protein product: MKTFTASVTLTSDERTEVSDITKDVRDAVHQFAVTNGIALVNTLHTTCALFVNEYQAALMDDVKRMLERLVPERGGYRHDDPRYSDCERGNGHSHLRAALLGRSVAVGISNGELVLGRFQSIILAELDGPRKREITVQVIGE
- a CDS encoding GDP-mannose 4,6-dehydratase; its protein translation is MRILITGITGFVGSYFAELALELGAEVYGSCRWRSKTENIDHLQGRVRLIECDLRDLSSVHHLLGVAQPDFVIHLAAQSYVATSWHAPAETITTNVISQINLLEAILARKGTPPRFLVIGSSEEYGLVHADEMPIKETNPLRPLSPYAVSKVTQDLMGYQYFKSYGLPIVRARAFNHEGPRRGDVFVTSNFARQIAEIEAGQREPVIFVGNLAARRDYTDVRDVIAGYWQLLKDGAPGEVYNLCSGRAWAIQEVLDFLLAQSKGRAIAVREDPARLRPSDVPMLVGDATKIKRAVGWAPKIPFEQTLRDVLDYWRARCRRRET
- a CDS encoding ABC transporter permease; this translates as MSGARAVGLDANPARSDSGLLHGLVYRVMERTRELYRYRVLVEVLIRRELKARYRGTVLGFLWSFVNPLILMALYVLVFSVYLRVDMPNYPAFLLSGIFPWLWFSSSVNEATLAITSNGGLIRKVYLPSEVFPLVPLGSNMFHFVASLPILFGFLLWAGLTPSWSLLILPVIVGLQVLFTYGIALAVSALVVQFRDLFYIVPNLMTAFFFATPIFYPATMVPERYRILLDVNPLSYLIMAYQDVLFFGRVPSPERLAALAVGSWLVLAAGMAVFDSRKDSFAEEV